The genomic interval ACCTTTTTTTGTATTAGCTGTAGGTCTAATGCGTCTGCTTGTTTTTGTATATATTTGGGGGGTGTGCCGTGTCCGATTTTCCTGTCCTTGTTTATCATATTGATCAGGTAATCTATCTCCAAATCATGAGTGTTTATAGCGCGATCTAGTGATAGACAACTGTCTTTTCCTCCACTCCAACTGCAGAAACAAGTCATTAATTAACCAACTACCTGTACCTACAAAACGGTTGTCCCCACCATTAAACATAGTTTTTCAGGTGTTTTTTTGGGTGTTTTTTTGGTGTTTTTTAATGTGGTTGAGGTATATATTGGGTATTGTGATATTTTATGAAGGCTGTTGTTCTTGCTGGTGGTAGGGGTACTCGTCTTAGGCCTTTGAGTTTGGAGAGGCCTAAGCCGTTGGTGCCGATTCATGGTAGGGCGATTTTGGATTGGATTATTGATTCGCTTCCTGGTTATTTTGATGAGGTTTTGTTGGCTTGTAATTATATGAAGGATGAGATTAATCGGTATTATGGTGGGCGTGATGTTGGTGTTGAGGTTCGTGTTGTTGATGAGCCTCGGCCTCTTGGTACTGGTGGGGCGATAAAGAATATGGAGCCTTATATTGATGGGGATTTTGTTGTTTTTAATGGTGATATTCTTTCTTCTATCGATGTTGATGGTTTGGTTGGGTATCATCGTTCTAAGGGTGGTGTTGGAGCGATTGCTTTGTGGGGTGTTGAAAATCCAGGTAGGTATGGTATTGTGGGGTTGGATGGTGATGGTCGGATCAATAGGTTTGTGGAGAAACCGTCTCCGGATGAGGTTTTTTCAAATTTGATTAATGCTGGAATCTATGTTTTCGATCAAGAGGTGTTTGGTTATATGGAGCGTGGTAGGAAAACTTCGGTTGAACGTGAGGTTTTTCCAAGGCTTGTTGACGATTTATATGGTTATAGGTTTGATGGGTATTGGGTTGATATCGGTACTCCATCGAGTTATATAGATGCTCATCAAATCTTAGATTCAGATAGAGAACGTTCCAATATGATTAGGGGTAGTGTTGAGGGTTCCTACCTGTATGATGGGGTTGTTGTTGAGGAGGATGTTGTTGTAGAGAACTCGGTTTTGTTGGAGGGTGTTGAACTTAAAGAGGGTAGTAGGGTGTGTAACTCGGTTGTAGGAAGTGGTTCAATCATTATGGATTCTGTTGTTGAGGGTTCTGTTGTTGGTGATGGCTGTAAAGTATCTGGGGTGTGTGTTTGTGATGGTGTTCGGGTTTGGAATGGTGTTGATTTAAGTAGAGATGGTTTTGAGGTGATGTAAATTCCTGAGATTTTTGGTACAAATGGAGTTAGAGGTATAGCTAACGAGGAGATAACGCCTGAGTTTGCTGTTGAGATAGCGAGGTCACTTGCTTCATACGTGGAGGGAGCTATAACGGTTGGCCGGGACACACGTATCTCTGGAGATATGTTGCGTAGAGCCGTGGTGTCGGGGTTGCAGTCCTCGGGTGCAGACGTAATAGATTTAGGCGTTGTTCCCTCACCATGCCAACAATACTACACCAATACTTCGAACGCGGTTTCAGGGATCATAATAACCGCTAGCCACAACCCACCACAGTACAATGGATTGAAACTAATCGATGGTGAGGGAGTTGAGTATCCAGCAGACCGTTTAGATGAAATCGAATCTATATATCAAAAAAAGGATTTTAGGTATGCAGGTTGGGACAAACCAGGTAGGTACCGAAAAACAGACTGCATTAGGCAGTATATCGATGCGATTGTTGGTTTGGTTGACAGGGATTTAATTGCGGGTTGGAATCCAAAGGTAGTTGTTGACCCTGGAAATGGTGCCGGCCACAACGTAACTCCATACCTACTTAAGGAGCTTGGTTGTGAAGTTATCACGATCAACGGCCATCCAGACGGTACTTTCCCTGGACGGGATCCTGAACCGGTTCCAGAAAACATACAAGACCTATCTAAAACGGTTAAAGCGATAGATGCCGACCTCGGTATAGCTCACGATGGAGACGCAGATCGAGCCACATTTGTAACCGAAGATGGAACACCATTACTAGGAGACGTAACACTCGCATTACTATTCAAAGATATGTTAAGAAAAAGGGATGGGGACACGGTTGTAACACCGGTTAGCTCTGGAAACAAGGTTGCTGAAACCGTTTGGAACCATGGAGGCAATATAGTTTGGACCGAAGTCGGTAGCACCGCAGTCGCCCGTAAAATGATCGAATTAGGAAGTAGTTGTGTATGTGGTGGAGAAGAAAACGGAGGTGTAATCCACCCCGACTTCCAATACTGTCGAGACGGAGCCCTAACCACAACCAGAATCATCGAACTAATAGCACAGGAACAAACAACACTCGGAAAACTCACAGAACAACTACCAAACTACCACAACATAAAAACCAAAATCAAGGTCAACAACAAAACCCAGACAATGCAGAAAGTCATAAATAAACTAAGTAACGAAGGAACCGAACAAACAACAATAGACGGAATAAAAATATTCTACGAAGACAGCTGGCTATTAATACGGCCCAGCGGCACAGAACCCGTAATAAGAATTTTCACAGAAGCAAAAACAAAACAAAAAGCCAAAAAACTATCAAAACACGGATTAAAAACCATAAAAGAGGCAAAAAAATGAACATACTGATAACAGGGCACGCAGGATTCATCGGAACACACCTAACCAAAAAACTAATCAACAACGGCCACAACGTACGGGGACTCGACAACTACAGCGCAAGCAAAAAACTAAACCTAAAACAACTAAAAGAAATCAAAGGAGACATAAAAAACCAAAAAACAGTCGAAAAAGCAGCTGAAGGCTGTGACATCATATTTCATTTAGCAGCACAAAGCTCCGTACCAAAATCCACCAAAAACATAGATGAAGACTTCCAGACAAACACCAAAGGAACACTCAACATACTAAAAACAGCCATCAAAAAAGACATAGAAATAATCAACACCAGCACATCAACCGTCTATGGACCAACCAACAAAACACCAACACCAGAAAACGAACCACTAAAACCAATATCACCCTATGGAGCATCAAAAGCATCAGCAGAAATGTACTGCAACGCACTACACAACACACACAACCTAAACATAAAAACACTCAGACTATACAACGTCTACGGCCCAAAAAACAAAAAAGGAGTAATGTGGGACTTCTTCAACAAACTAACCAAAAACCCAAACAAACTCAAAATACTAGGAACAGGAAAACAAGAAAAAGACTACATATACATAAAAGACACCATAGACGCATTCATCAAAACATGGAAAAACGGAGAACCAGGAGAAACCTACAACGTAGGAACCGGCAAAACACTAACAGTAAACCAGATAGCCAAAAAAATAACAGACCTAATGAACATCAACCCAAAATACACCTACACCGGTGGAAAAAGCTGGAAAGGCGACATAGAAAAAACACAAGCAGACACAACAAAACTAAGACAAATAGGCTGGAAACCACAAACCACAGCAAACCAAGGAATCAAAAAAACATACAACTGGTACCAAAAAACACAAAACACCAGCCAAACCAACTAACAAACTTCATATGGAGACACACCATGAAAATCACCGTCGTAATACCAACATTAAACGAAGAAAAAGGAATCAAAAAAACACTAAAAAAACTACAACAACTAAAAAACGAATATGACGTCGAATACCTAGTTATCGACGGAGGCAGCACCGACCAAACACAAAAAAACGCCAAAAAACTAGGCGCCAAAGTAATAACCGAAAAACGCAAAGGCTACGGCCGAGCATACAAAACCGGATTCCAACACGCCACCGGAGACATAATAATAACAATGGACGGAGACAACTCCTACCCCGCAGAAAACATAAACAAACACCTAAAAACCTTCCTACAAAACGAAGTTGATTTCATGACAACCAACCGGTTCGCAAAACTCGGAGAAAACGCAATGTCAACCAAACACAAAATCGGAAACTGGATACTAACAACCACAACAAACCTACTATTCAACACAAACCTAAAAGACTCACAATCAGGAATGTGGATATTCAAAAAAGAAATACTAAACAAAATACAGCTAACAAGCAACGGAATGCCATTCTCAGAAGAAATAAAAATAGAAACAACAAAACACCCAGAAATCAAAACCACCGAAATACCAATCAAATACCAAAAAAGAACCGGAGAAGTCGTAATAAGCAGCTGGAAAGACGGCCTCAAAAACCTACTCTTCATACCAAAAAAACGACTCCAAAAAACCAAAACCAAAACAAAAACCCCAAAAAAACAAAACAAAACCAAAGCCAAGAGAAAATGAAGATCGCATACATAACCGACGTAATGTACCCCTGGGTAATAGGAGGTGCAGAAAAACGAACATGGGAAATAGCCAGCCGATTAACAGACAAACACGACATCCATATAATAACGATGAAGTGGTGGGACGGCCCCAAAACCAAAACAAAAAACGATGTAACACTCCATGGAATCTGTAAACCTAAAAAACTCTACACAAACAACCGTAGATCAATAAAACAAGCCCTCTACTTCGCAACACACCTCCTAAAAATCGATACAAACTACGACATAATAGACATAAACCAGTTCCCATACTTCCCAGCACTAACCACATACCTAAAAACCAGACTAAAAAACACAAAAACAGTGATCACATGGCACGAAGTCTGGAACGAATACTGGCTAGAATACCTAGGATGGCCAGGACACATCGGAAAAACAATAGAAAAAATAACAACAAAAACACCAAACCAAATCATAGCAGTATCAAAAACAACACAAAACAAACTAAAACAACACGGAGTAAACAGCACATACATACCCAACGGAATAAACATCAACCAAATCAACAAAATAAAACCAAACAAAAAAGGCTACGACGCCCTATACGTCGGCCGACTAATAGAACACAAAAACATAGACACACTAATAAAAGCAGTAGACAACACAAACATAACACTCGGCATCATCGGAACCGGCCCACAACAACAAAAACTCAAAAAACAAACACAAAAAACAAACGCAGAAATCGAATTCCTCGGAAATATCGAATACAAAAAACTAATAAGCATAATGAAAGCATCAAAAACACACATACTACCATCATCAAGAGAAGGATTCGGAATAACAGTAATAGAAGCAATGGCCTCCGGAACACCAACAATAACAGTAAACGAACCAAACAACGCAGCAAAACACCTAATAACACCAAAAACAGGAACCATAACACAACTAAACCCAAAAAAACTACAACAAACAATCAAAAAAACAATCCAAAACCCACCAAACCCAAAACAAACCAAAAAACAAGCACAAAAATACAGCTGGAAAAACATCACAAAAAAAACAAACAAACTATACAAAACAACCAAAAACAAATGACCAAAAAAATAAAAAAGAGAGGGGTAAAACCCCCAAAATCACCTAAATACTTTTCATTTAATTATTTACAGCGGTACAACATCAAGTCCAGTCAAAGTGCTTGGCACAATAAGCGTTGTCACTGTCTCAGTTCCCTGACCAGGATTTATAGTTACTTCAGCAGTATCACCAGTAGAAAGACCGTCTGCACCATTAAGTTCGCTAGTGTCTAGCGTTAATTGAACTCTATCCTGTTGATCTGTTATAACCATTTCTTCGTCAACTGAGTTACTTGGATCATAAATGCTCGTTATATTGAAAGTATTTTCTTTATCTGTCCACTCAGGAACATCTTCATTATCAGTAATGATGTTATGTGGGGTTAATTGTGTTGAAACATGGTCATCTATGTAGCTTATCGTTGTAGAATTTAAGTCAATGTTATCGCTTCCTGGCCTAAGATTAACAAGCAGATTAACTTCATCGACATAATTGTCATCAGTTACGCTACCCCATGTATCGTATATTTCTAGTCCATCGGAAACTGCTGATGTTGATTCTTCTCCTGTTCTTGTTGCTTGTTCTTGTAGGTATCCTGCTGTGTTGATTAGTACTGCAGCTGCTATTGCGGCTACTAGTACCATGGCTATGAAGACGATCAGTGTACCGATTCCGACCTGACCTTCTTCTGCCTGGAAGAAATTCTTTATCTTATTTTTCATCTTTCTATACACCTGTTTAATATAGAAGTATGGTTTAGTATATAAACCCACTTAGCATTTATCAAAAATGAAAAAACAATTATAATGTATTTAAATCTAAATTTATGGCTTTTCACACTGTTTTTTGGGTAGAAGTTTAAAAAAAGTTTTTTGTTAGTTTTTTTTGTTTGATTTTTTTTGGTTCTTAATTTTTTTGTTTTATTTTTTATTGGTTTTTTGTGGAGGGGTTGTTTGGTTGGTTGTTTGTGGAAAAAAGGTTTATATATGAGTTTGATAATATTTTATTGGTTATTTAGAATTTGTTTATTGTATTGATTTGTTAGGTTGGGTAATTATGAATTTTAATCCATTGAAGATGTTGTTAGGAAGGGGTTCCGAGGACGAAGAGGACTCTGTTGAGGATGATGAGGAGTTGTTTGAAGATGAGGGTTTTGATGATTTTGATGACGCTTCGGATGATTTTGATGATTTTGATGAAGAGGATGGGAGTTCTCAGTTGTCTGAGATTCAGAGTAGTATTGAAGCGTTAGAGACAGAGGTTGGTGGGCTTTCCTCAACGATTTCGGTGACTAAGGATGATATTGAGAGTATTGGTAATCGGGTTGATGATGTTGAGGAGAATGTTAAGAAGTTGCTTGATGTTTATGAGTTGGTTACTAAGGATATAAATCCGTTTACTGGTGGTGGCGAGGATTTGAGTAATCGGGATATTGAGAATGCCGATGGTTTCGGTGTTTTTGAAGGCAGTGAAGGTGAACAGGATTTCAGTGATGATTTCCTGGATGAAGATGACGATTTCCTTGATGAAGAGGATGATGTTGAGGATCTATCTGAAGAGGATGATGATAGGCAGGTTATAACTCCCGATGATTTCGATGAAGATGTGGATGAAGATGTGGATGATTTTCTTGAAGAGGATGTAGGTTCTGATTCTGTTTTTGATGATGAAGATCAAGGTTCTATGGAGGAGATTGATATTTCGGAAGAGAAACTTAAGAAACTTGAGAAGCGTATAGAGATGCTTGGCAAAAAGTTAGAGGCCGTTAGTAACGGTGATGATGAGTTTGGTGAAGATGGTTCTGGTGAACGTGAGTATTATTTGGAGGAGATTAAGCGGGATTATTATTCCGATATTGTGTTGATGAACTGGACTAACTTTTTGTTGACGATGGTTGATACGACTGAGTTCAGGCAGATACTGGATGTTTATGTGGATCTTAAGTGGATTTCTCCTGAGGTCAGGGATTATGTTGAACGGTTTGAAGAAAGTATTTCTACACAACCTATTTTCGAGTACGGTGTTAAGGCAAGTAAGTCTGGTACAGGGAACTCTTCCTATTCATCTGAGAAGGATGAGTTTATGAAGACTGATGGTGGTATGACGGTGGAAGATCATACCAGGTCGTTGATATTCATATCTAAGTTGAGAGATGATGAGGACGCTCTTTCAGAGAAAAATGTTGATAAGCTTAAGAAGGAGATAGACGACATACTTAAATATAACCTTGAAATCTAATGGGCTTCAGCGTATCTGCATCCACCATAATAATATTTATAGGGCTGGTAATGTCGGCAGGAATGATATACGGAGCTTGGGACTTCTCTCAAGACAGATTGATAGAGGGAGAAGACCTTAAAAATGAGATACAGCTCGACAAACAGCAGACCGACGTTGAGATACAAACCAACACCATCCAACACACAGATGAAATACTCGAGTTCGAGGCAACCAATGAAGGGAACACCGAACATGATATAAATAGTCTTTCAATAATCGCCGACGGCTCAATACTGGATGAATCGATCAACGAAGTCATGGTTATCGAATATCCAGACAGTGGGGTCTGGCTACCTGGAGACACAGTCTATTTTAACGTCACCATAGGTGAAGAGCCAGATAATCTAGTTTTGGTTGTGGACAATGGACTACAGGAATTCTGCAGGGAGTGGTGAAGTTGGCTGGAGCCTCCGGTAGTGAACTTATAATATTCATTGCATCGATTTTGATAGCAGCATCTGTAGCCGGAGTCATAACAACAGAAGTATATTTCGCAACAGATTCATTCAGAGAGTCAGCAACAAACATAGACAACCAGATCAGGGGAGACATAACAATAATCAACGACCCATCCATGATACCAAACGACGACGAAACAATGGAGATTTACGTCAAGAACACAGGTGCATCAACATTGCCAGGAGACCCCAACAAAACAAATGTACTAGTTGATGGAACCCACAAAACAAACATAGAACTAGATATCATCAATTCAGACGTATGGAATCCTGGAGACACAGCTCAAATCAACGTACCAATCGACCCAGAACAACACAACTCAGGAGACGACATAAAAATCATGGTATATGTCGAATCACTCCAAGATGAAATCACAGGAAGATTAACTTAAAAAAAATAACAATAGCGATAAGGTGTTTTATTAATGATTGAAAAAAAGGTGTTTTAAATGTCTGATAAAATTTATTCTCTCGGGCTTGAGGACCGGGATCGTCTTACGGAGAAGATTGGTGGTGGGATACCGAAGGGCTCGATTATGGCGATTGAAGCAGAGTACGGTGGAGGTAAAAGTGTCATCTCCCAACGGTTTGCATATGGTTTTTGTGAAGAAGGATATAGAGTAACATACCTATCAAGTGAGTTACGTGCATCCAGTTTTATAGAGCAGATGGATTCACTTAACTACAATGTCGAAGGACATCTTTTAGATGAAAACCTTCTTTTCCTACATGCATATATGGAACAGAGACAAGAAGGTGGTGGGAAGCCTTTAAGCAAGATTATGGATGCAAAAATGATGTGGAAAGCCGACGTTATAATAATCGATACCTTTGACGCAATCCTAAGAAACGATAAAAAATTCGACCACCTTGTTAGAGAGAGTGATGAAAGACAAGGCGCACTAGAAATAATCTCATTTTTCCGTGACCTCGCATCAGCCGGAAAAACAATAATACTAACAATAGACCCCACAACCCTAAACGATGAAGTACTCTCACCATTCAGAGCAATAACCGACGTACACCTACAAATAAACATGGAAGAAATAGGAAACGACATAAGCCGAACAATCCACGTAAACAGATTCTCAGGAATGGGCCAACAAGTAGGAGATAGAATCGGATTCAGCGTACGACCAGACATCGGAGTCGTAGTAGAATCCAGAAGCGTAACCTAACCAAATCACCTCCCCCCTCCCAACCCCAACACCTAATCCAAACCTCTCCACCAATCTTAAAAATTTATATAGCGCTCTATAACTCTAACCTTCTTTAAACAACTACCTCAAAATATATCTTATATTTTTTAATACATTTTTTAGGTATTTAGTGACCTACCCTAAATTTCTCGAAATCTATGATATTGTTATAATCGATTTTTAGTTAGCTATACAAAAATAGGATAAGAGGGTGGGGTTAAAATAGTAAGGTGGGGTGGGGTTATGTTTGTTGTTTTGGTTTTTGTTTGATTTGGTATTTTTGTCTGTCTTTTAGTTCTTGTTTTTTGGCTTCGTTCCATCCGCTTACTGCTTGTAGGTATCCTGTTACTCTTGATATGTGGTCGATGTTTTGGGAGTTGCAGTTTGTGCATTGGTTTTTGAGTCCGCTTTCTACGTGGAAGTCTTGGTTGCATATTGTCATGTCTTTTGTGTAGCTGAAGTATCCTGTTTGTGTGTTTTTGGCTATGTTTTCTGTGAATTTTCTGAGGCCGTCTGTGTTTGGTTGTGTTTCCCCTAGCCATATGTGCATTATGTTTCCG from Methanonatronarchaeum thermophilum carries:
- a CDS encoding NAD-dependent epimerase/dehydratase family protein, which codes for MNILITGHAGFIGTHLTKKLINNGHNVRGLDNYSASKKLNLKQLKEIKGDIKNQKTVEKAAEGCDIIFHLAAQSSVPKSTKNIDEDFQTNTKGTLNILKTAIKKDIEIINTSTSTVYGPTNKTPTPENEPLKPISPYGASKASAEMYCNALHNTHNLNIKTLRLYNVYGPKNKKGVMWDFFNKLTKNPNKLKILGTGKQEKDYIYIKDTIDAFIKTWKNGEPGETYNVGTGKTLTVNQIAKKITDLMNINPKYTYTGGKSWKGDIEKTQADTTKLRQIGWKPQTTANQGIKKTYNWYQKTQNTSQTN
- a CDS encoding FlaD/FlaE family flagellar protein, which codes for MNFNPLKMLLGRGSEDEEDSVEDDEELFEDEGFDDFDDASDDFDDFDEEDGSSQLSEIQSSIEALETEVGGLSSTISVTKDDIESIGNRVDDVEENVKKLLDVYELVTKDINPFTGGGEDLSNRDIENADGFGVFEGSEGEQDFSDDFLDEDDDFLDEEDDVEDLSEEDDDRQVITPDDFDEDVDEDVDDFLEEDVGSDSVFDDEDQGSMEEIDISEEKLKKLEKRIEMLGKKLEAVSNGDDEFGEDGSGEREYYLEEIKRDYYSDIVLMNWTNFLLTMVDTTEFRQILDVYVDLKWISPEVRDYVERFEESISTQPIFEYGVKASKSGTGNSSYSSEKDEFMKTDGGMTVEDHTRSLIFISKLRDDEDALSEKNVDKLKKEIDDILKYNLEI
- a CDS encoding glycosyltransferase family 4 protein is translated as MKIAYITDVMYPWVIGGAEKRTWEIASRLTDKHDIHIITMKWWDGPKTKTKNDVTLHGICKPKKLYTNNRRSIKQALYFATHLLKIDTNYDIIDINQFPYFPALTTYLKTRLKNTKTVITWHEVWNEYWLEYLGWPGHIGKTIEKITTKTPNQIIAVSKTTQNKLKQHGVNSTYIPNGININQINKIKPNKKGYDALYVGRLIEHKNIDTLIKAVDNTNITLGIIGTGPQQQKLKKQTQKTNAEIEFLGNIEYKKLISIMKASKTHILPSSREGFGITVIEAMASGTPTITVNEPNNAAKHLITPKTGTITQLNPKKLQQTIKKTIQNPPNPKQTKKQAQKYSWKNITKKTNKLYKTTKNK
- a CDS encoding archaellin/type IV pilin N-terminal domain-containing protein, encoding MKNKIKNFFQAEEGQVGIGTLIVFIAMVLVAAIAAAVLINTAGYLQEQATRTGEESTSAVSDGLEIYDTWGSVTDDNYVDEVNLLVNLRPGSDNIDLNSTTISYIDDHVSTQLTPHNIITDNEDVPEWTDKENTFNITSIYDPSNSVDEEMVITDQQDRVQLTLDTSELNGADGLSTGDTAEVTINPGQGTETVTTLIVPSTLTGLDVVPL
- the glmM gene encoding phosphoglucosamine mutase; translation: MFGTNGVRGIANEEITPEFAVEIARSLASYVEGAITVGRDTRISGDMLRRAVVSGLQSSGADVIDLGVVPSPCQQYYTNTSNAVSGIIITASHNPPQYNGLKLIDGEGVEYPADRLDEIESIYQKKDFRYAGWDKPGRYRKTDCIRQYIDAIVGLVDRDLIAGWNPKVVVDPGNGAGHNVTPYLLKELGCEVITINGHPDGTFPGRDPEPVPENIQDLSKTVKAIDADLGIAHDGDADRATFVTEDGTPLLGDVTLALLFKDMLRKRDGDTVVTPVSSGNKVAETVWNHGGNIVWTEVGSTAVARKMIELGSSCVCGGEENGGVIHPDFQYCRDGALTTTRIIELIAQEQTTLGKLTEQLPNYHNIKTKIKVNNKTQTMQKVINKLSNEGTEQTTIDGIKIFYEDSWLLIRPSGTEPVIRIFTEAKTKQKAKKLSKHGLKTIKEAKK
- a CDS encoding ATPase domain-containing protein; this translates as MSDKIYSLGLEDRDRLTEKIGGGIPKGSIMAIEAEYGGGKSVISQRFAYGFCEEGYRVTYLSSELRASSFIEQMDSLNYNVEGHLLDENLLFLHAYMEQRQEGGGKPLSKIMDAKMMWKADVIIIDTFDAILRNDKKFDHLVRESDERQGALEIISFFRDLASAGKTIILTIDPTTLNDEVLSPFRAITDVHLQINMEEIGNDISRTIHVNRFSGMGQQVGDRIGFSVRPDIGVVVESRSVT
- a CDS encoding glycosyltransferase family 2 protein, with amino-acid sequence MKITVVIPTLNEEKGIKKTLKKLQQLKNEYDVEYLVIDGGSTDQTQKNAKKLGAKVITEKRKGYGRAYKTGFQHATGDIIITMDGDNSYPAENINKHLKTFLQNEVDFMTTNRFAKLGENAMSTKHKIGNWILTTTTNLLFNTNLKDSQSGMWIFKKEILNKIQLTSNGMPFSEEIKIETTKHPEIKTTEIPIKYQKRTGEVVISSWKDGLKNLLFIPKKRLQKTKTKTKTPKKQNKTKAKRK
- a CDS encoding sugar phosphate nucleotidyltransferase, whose translation is MKAVVLAGGRGTRLRPLSLERPKPLVPIHGRAILDWIIDSLPGYFDEVLLACNYMKDEINRYYGGRDVGVEVRVVDEPRPLGTGGAIKNMEPYIDGDFVVFNGDILSSIDVDGLVGYHRSKGGVGAIALWGVENPGRYGIVGLDGDGRINRFVEKPSPDEVFSNLINAGIYVFDQEVFGYMERGRKTSVEREVFPRLVDDLYGYRFDGYWVDIGTPSSYIDAHQILDSDRERSNMIRGSVEGSYLYDGVVVEEDVVVENSVLLEGVELKEGSRVCNSVVGSGSIIMDSVVEGSVVGDGCKVSGVCVCDGVRVWNGVDLSRDGFEVM